The Carnobacterium sp. 17-4 genome has a window encoding:
- a CDS encoding MazG nucleotide pyrophosphohydrolase domain-containing protein gives MGKIKVVGLGPGDIEQLPFGVYQLLKKEKPLYLRTKLHPVVKDLEQEGLVFQSFDAIYEGNDQFEDVYKTIVKELLTAAQKEDIIYAVPGHPMVAEKSVQLLLENEAGISIEIKGGKSFLDDLFQAVKIDPVEGFQLVDALSLDQDQLEVSQHIIVMQVFNEYIASEVKLTLMEKYPDEHVVALVHEAGGKNEKIEWLPLFELDRMEGVHNLTSLYVPPLAVDDRTKSFQTVQYYMDAITGENGDAWIKEQNHETLVAYMEEEVLEFKAAVENEDIDNMVEELGDVLMQVLYHTNFGEQSGYFSFEEVVETLNKKLRRRHPHVFDGVKAETLEEVDAIWQKIKAEEKRNM, from the coding sequence ATGGGGAAAATTAAAGTGGTTGGACTTGGCCCGGGAGATATTGAACAGCTTCCTTTTGGGGTGTATCAATTGTTGAAGAAAGAAAAGCCGTTGTATTTACGGACTAAATTACATCCAGTAGTGAAAGATTTAGAGCAAGAAGGGCTGGTTTTTCAATCATTTGATGCCATTTATGAAGGAAATGATCAATTTGAGGATGTCTATAAGACCATTGTTAAAGAATTGTTAACAGCAGCTCAAAAAGAGGATATTATTTATGCTGTTCCAGGACATCCAATGGTAGCTGAAAAGTCTGTTCAATTGTTACTGGAAAATGAAGCAGGTATTTCAATTGAGATCAAAGGCGGAAAAAGTTTCTTAGATGATCTTTTTCAAGCAGTAAAAATTGATCCAGTGGAAGGGTTTCAATTGGTTGATGCATTAAGTTTGGATCAAGACCAATTGGAAGTTAGTCAGCATATCATTGTTATGCAAGTTTTCAATGAATATATTGCAAGTGAAGTAAAATTAACCTTAATGGAGAAATACCCTGATGAACATGTAGTGGCTTTAGTTCATGAAGCAGGGGGCAAGAATGAAAAAATAGAATGGTTGCCTTTGTTTGAACTGGATCGCATGGAAGGTGTTCATAATTTAACATCGTTATACGTTCCTCCGTTAGCAGTAGATGATCGAACAAAATCATTTCAGACCGTCCAGTACTATATGGATGCTATTACAGGCGAAAACGGCGATGCATGGATAAAAGAACAAAACCATGAGACTTTAGTTGCTTATATGGAAGAAGAAGTACTGGAATTTAAAGCAGCAGTTGAAAATGAGGATATTGATAATATGGTGGAAGAGTTAGGTGACGTCTTGATGCAAGTGCTCTACCATACAAATTTTGGCGAGCAGTCAGGGTACTTTTCATTTGAAGAAGTGGTTGAAACCTTAAATAAGAAACTTCGCCGCCGTCACCCACATGTTTTTGATGGCGTTAAAGCAGAAACGCTAGAAGAAGTCGACGCAATTTGGCAAAAAATAAAAGCAGAAGAAAAGAGGAACATGTAA
- a CDS encoding M20 family metallopeptidase produces MDSMIKEVHKKESLLALQKLIAIPSVNTSDGTTNPPFGQGIADSLKEVLTICKGLGMSTYSDPKGFYGYADYGQGEELIGILCHLDVVPEGNLSLWETDPFKGVVKDGIIYGRGSQDDKGPTIAALYAFKAVVDADLTFNKRIRFIFGTDEETLWRCMDQYNLNEEAPTMGFVPDGVFPLTYAEKGLLQANLIGPGSKDLVLHCGEASNVVPGKASYTGQDANEIAETLKELGTDYVLSNQTVTVNGKAVHASTAELGINAINKLAQGLASHYTHPVVNFLAEKVANETNGFSIFGEVKDTLTGELTFNVGSIHIDEAGSEIVLDLRIPVEYTLEDIASVLEKTANEYKLIYEEYDAVPSLYIPKESPLVQTLMAIYRDKTGDLTEPTTSGGATYARKMTNMVAFGAHFPYTKSLAHQENEGMKLEELYLAMDIYAETIAQLCCEDF; encoded by the coding sequence ATGGATTCTATGATTAAAGAAGTACATAAAAAAGAAAGCCTATTAGCTTTGCAGAAATTAATTGCTATACCGTCTGTGAATACATCAGATGGTACAACAAACCCGCCTTTTGGTCAAGGAATTGCAGATAGTTTAAAAGAAGTTTTGACGATTTGTAAGGGTTTAGGAATGTCTACGTATAGCGATCCTAAAGGTTTTTATGGTTATGCTGATTATGGTCAAGGAGAAGAATTGATTGGAATCCTATGTCATTTAGATGTGGTTCCTGAAGGGAATCTATCCTTATGGGAGACGGATCCTTTTAAAGGTGTAGTGAAAGATGGCATTATCTATGGTCGTGGAAGTCAAGACGATAAGGGGCCTACAATTGCTGCGCTGTATGCGTTTAAAGCAGTGGTTGATGCAGATTTGACTTTTAATAAACGGATTCGTTTTATATTTGGTACAGATGAAGAGACCCTATGGCGTTGTATGGATCAGTACAACTTGAACGAAGAAGCACCTACAATGGGATTTGTTCCTGATGGTGTCTTTCCTTTAACTTACGCAGAAAAAGGGTTGCTACAGGCGAATTTAATAGGACCTGGAAGTAAGGATCTCGTTTTACATTGTGGTGAAGCATCAAATGTTGTTCCGGGAAAAGCGAGCTATACCGGCCAAGATGCAAACGAAATTGCTGAAACATTAAAAGAATTAGGAACAGATTATGTGCTATCTAATCAAACGGTAACCGTAAATGGAAAAGCTGTTCACGCAAGTACTGCAGAACTTGGGATTAATGCTATAAATAAATTGGCTCAAGGTTTAGCTTCTCATTACACTCACCCGGTAGTAAATTTTCTAGCAGAAAAAGTTGCAAATGAAACAAATGGCTTTAGTATCTTTGGAGAAGTTAAAGACACGTTGACTGGAGAACTAACCTTTAATGTAGGTAGTATTCACATAGATGAAGCAGGTTCGGAAATTGTTTTAGATTTGCGAATTCCTGTTGAATACACACTAGAAGATATTGCTTCAGTATTGGAGAAAACAGCCAATGAATACAAATTGATTTATGAGGAATACGATGCTGTACCATCATTGTATATCCCGAAAGAAAGCCCGCTCGTTCAAACGTTAATGGCTATTTATCGTGATAAAACAGGCGACTTAACTGAACCAACTACTAGTGGCGGAGCAACCTATGCTCGTAAAATGACCAATATGGTAGCTTTTGGTGCTCACTTCCCGTATACAAAAAGCCTAGCTCATCAAGAGAATGAAGGAATGAAATTAGAAGAGTTGTATTTGGCGATGGACATTTATGCAGAAACGATTGCTCAATTGTGTTGTGAAGACTTCTAA
- a CDS encoding NusG domain II-containing protein, translating into MKKFKDQLELVRPFDGIIIIILLLGSFIPLIIFGQSTKNLDENSSIYAVVSIDGEAVKEIELTENTPQESFTFYPSEGQYNIVEVDGTKIRNKEDNSPDQIAVKTGWISKPGETAICLPHKLIIEIKAKDASNETDDDVIIPL; encoded by the coding sequence ATGAAAAAATTTAAAGATCAATTAGAATTGGTTCGCCCTTTTGATGGTATAATTATTATAATATTATTACTAGGATCATTTATACCACTTATTATTTTTGGTCAATCTACAAAAAATCTAGATGAAAATAGTTCTATTTATGCTGTAGTATCTATTGATGGTGAAGCGGTTAAAGAAATAGAGTTAACAGAAAATACCCCTCAAGAATCATTTACTTTCTATCCATCAGAAGGACAATACAATATTGTTGAAGTTGATGGAACGAAAATTCGTAATAAAGAAGACAATAGTCCAGATCAAATTGCTGTAAAAACTGGTTGGATCAGTAAACCTGGTGAAACGGCAATATGCTTGCCGCATAAATTGATCATTGAAATCAAAGCTAAAGATGCTTCAAATGAAACAGATGATGATGTGATTATTCCGCTTTAA
- the mfd gene encoding transcription-repair coupling factor produces the protein MGNIKKILADAPDVKALLDQLEQHQSQLITGLSGSARTLVLSTLVAEKKKPFIIVTHNLFHANQLMEDFADWVPEDRLHLFPVDEMIYAEMSVASPEARAERVATLDFLLSEKFGVVIVPLAGVRKVMPPKEIWKAAQFTIKQGGELELTHLSQRLVDMGYTRQQLVNSPGEFSIRGGIVDIYSLTEEFPIRIDLFDTEVDSLRYFDAATQRSIQTIEKVTILPATDTVYTKEQLTAAAPRFSKAVERNLGLIQDVSEKQTFTKQMTPISDAFQKGEPIDELTMFTDFIYPEKNSVLDYMSKKGIVVMDEYPRIMDTDRRLNEEEAEWVTNKLSERRILQNQVFSNNFRDQLKALSTSILYFAVFQKGMGNTRFNQIHAFQYRNMQQFFGQMPLLKTEMDRWIKQKNTIVIMVPNADRAKKVHQTFKDFEITSKIVKPARLELEKVQIVEGYVQSGFEMPTDKLVVITERELFNKVTKKTARRQTLSNAERLKSYSELNPGDYVVHVNHGIGKYTGMETLEIDGIHQDYMSIIYKDDAKLFIPVTQLNLLQKYVSSEAKTPRVNKLGGTEWAKTKKKVATKIEDIADELIELYAAREQEVGYAFSPDDAYQEEFENAFPYTETEDQLSSTAEIKHDMEQKKPMDRLLVGDVGYGKTEVAMRAIFKAVQEGKQAAFLVPTTILAQQHYETMLQRFADFPIEIGLLSRFRTKKQQNETIAGLKKGQVDIVVGTHRILSKDIEFQDIGLLIVDEEQRFGVKHKEKLKQLKAQVDVLTLTATPIPRTLHMSMLGVRDLSVIETPPANRYPVQTYVMEQNLGAIREAVEREMARGGQVFYLYNRVATIEKKVDELQQLIPDARIGYAHGQMTEGQLENTLLQFIEGEYDMLVTTTIIETGVDMPNVNTLFVENADHMGLSQLYQLRGRVGRSNRVAYAYFLYQPNKVLNEVSEKRLQAIKDFTELGSGFKIAMRDLSIRGAGNLLGAQQHGFIDSVGFDLYSEMLSEAVARKRGIDAKEEKTQVEIDLGINAYLPGTYIEDERQKIEIYKRIRELRSHEQYVELQDDLIDRFGEYADEVADLLTIGLIKMYGERALIETIKRTGDEVALTFSVVGTQTLPAEEVFRSLSEVPLRANVAVKKDRLMVTLQLKKEPTYQWLGYIEKFAQNIVNYRSKEAN, from the coding sequence GTGGGAAATATAAAAAAAATACTAGCTGATGCGCCTGATGTTAAAGCTTTGTTAGATCAACTAGAGCAACATCAATCGCAATTGATAACAGGATTATCTGGTTCTGCAAGAACATTAGTCCTGAGCACGTTAGTAGCAGAAAAGAAAAAACCATTCATTATTGTGACACATAATCTATTTCATGCCAATCAATTGATGGAAGATTTTGCGGATTGGGTACCCGAAGATCGACTGCACCTTTTTCCAGTTGATGAAATGATTTATGCAGAGATGTCTGTAGCTTCGCCTGAAGCGCGAGCAGAACGAGTAGCAACGTTAGATTTTTTATTATCTGAAAAATTTGGTGTTGTCATTGTACCACTTGCTGGCGTACGTAAAGTAATGCCACCAAAAGAAATATGGAAAGCCGCTCAATTTACGATTAAGCAAGGGGGCGAATTGGAATTAACGCATTTATCACAACGATTAGTAGATATGGGCTATACTCGCCAACAATTAGTTAACAGTCCTGGTGAGTTTAGTATTCGCGGTGGAATTGTCGATATTTATTCTTTAACGGAAGAATTCCCGATTCGAATAGATTTATTTGATACTGAAGTTGATTCGTTGCGTTATTTTGATGCCGCCACACAACGTTCCATTCAGACAATTGAAAAAGTAACCATTCTTCCCGCAACAGATACCGTTTATACAAAAGAACAATTAACGGCTGCAGCACCTAGGTTTAGTAAAGCTGTCGAAAGAAATCTGGGGTTAATACAAGATGTTTCCGAAAAACAAACGTTTACCAAGCAAATGACACCTATTTCAGATGCTTTTCAAAAAGGTGAGCCAATTGATGAATTAACCATGTTTACAGATTTTATTTATCCTGAAAAGAATAGTGTATTGGATTATATGAGTAAAAAAGGCATTGTTGTGATGGATGAGTATCCTAGAATAATGGATACTGATCGTCGTTTAAATGAAGAGGAAGCGGAATGGGTAACCAATAAACTGAGTGAGCGACGCATTTTGCAAAACCAAGTCTTTTCAAATAATTTCCGTGACCAACTGAAGGCGTTAAGCACGAGTATCTTATATTTTGCAGTTTTTCAAAAAGGAATGGGAAATACTCGGTTTAACCAGATCCATGCTTTTCAATATCGGAATATGCAGCAGTTTTTTGGTCAAATGCCTTTACTTAAAACAGAGATGGATCGTTGGATAAAACAAAAAAATACGATCGTCATAATGGTACCAAATGCTGATCGAGCTAAAAAAGTACATCAAACGTTCAAAGATTTTGAAATCACGAGTAAAATAGTGAAACCTGCTAGGCTTGAACTTGAAAAAGTGCAAATAGTTGAAGGTTATGTTCAGTCAGGTTTTGAGATGCCAACAGATAAATTGGTGGTCATCACCGAACGAGAGCTATTCAATAAAGTTACTAAGAAAACAGCTAGGCGCCAAACATTATCCAATGCAGAACGGTTGAAAAGTTACAGCGAACTGAATCCAGGGGATTACGTTGTCCATGTTAATCACGGAATCGGAAAATATACGGGAATGGAAACTCTTGAAATTGATGGCATTCATCAAGATTATATGTCAATCATTTATAAAGATGACGCGAAATTATTTATTCCTGTAACGCAACTTAATTTATTGCAAAAATATGTTTCTTCCGAAGCGAAAACGCCAAGAGTCAATAAATTAGGCGGAACAGAGTGGGCTAAAACAAAGAAAAAAGTTGCTACTAAAATAGAAGACATAGCGGATGAACTCATTGAGTTATATGCTGCCAGGGAACAAGAGGTAGGGTATGCATTTTCTCCAGATGATGCCTATCAAGAGGAATTTGAGAATGCCTTCCCATATACAGAAACAGAAGATCAATTGAGTAGTACTGCTGAGATCAAACATGATATGGAACAGAAAAAACCAATGGACCGATTACTTGTTGGCGATGTTGGGTATGGTAAAACAGAAGTAGCAATGCGGGCAATCTTTAAAGCTGTTCAAGAAGGCAAACAAGCAGCCTTTTTAGTGCCAACAACTATTTTAGCGCAACAACATTATGAAACGATGCTGCAACGCTTTGCTGATTTTCCGATTGAGATTGGTTTGCTGAGCCGTTTCCGAACAAAAAAACAGCAAAATGAAACCATTGCAGGTCTAAAAAAAGGACAAGTTGATATTGTAGTTGGAACACACCGCATTTTATCAAAAGATATTGAATTCCAAGATATCGGTTTACTGATAGTAGATGAAGAACAACGATTTGGTGTGAAGCATAAAGAGAAACTAAAACAGTTAAAAGCGCAAGTGGATGTCCTAACCTTGACTGCAACACCTATTCCGCGAACGCTTCATATGTCGATGCTAGGTGTAAGAGACTTATCTGTTATCGAAACTCCACCTGCGAACCGTTATCCTGTTCAAACATACGTAATGGAACAAAATCTAGGAGCAATACGTGAAGCTGTTGAACGAGAAATGGCACGTGGTGGACAAGTCTTTTATTTATATAATCGAGTAGCCACGATTGAGAAAAAAGTAGATGAACTACAACAGTTGATCCCAGACGCGAGAATCGGCTATGCCCATGGGCAAATGACAGAAGGACAACTTGAGAACACTTTATTGCAATTTATTGAAGGGGAATACGACATGTTAGTGACCACTACGATCATTGAGACTGGTGTTGATATGCCCAATGTAAATACGTTGTTTGTAGAGAATGCAGATCATATGGGATTATCGCAATTGTATCAACTGCGCGGTCGCGTAGGTAGAAGTAACCGTGTTGCGTATGCCTATTTCTTGTATCAACCAAATAAAGTTTTAAATGAAGTCAGTGAAAAAAGGCTACAAGCGATTAAAGATTTTACTGAACTAGGCTCAGGATTTAAGATCGCCATGCGTGACTTATCGATTCGTGGTGCTGGAAACCTATTGGGGGCACAGCAACATGGGTTTATTGATTCAGTTGGGTTTGATCTGTATTCTGAGATGTTAAGTGAAGCAGTAGCTCGTAAACGAGGGATAGACGCGAAAGAAGAAAAAACGCAAGTTGAAATTGATTTAGGAATCAACGCTTATCTACCAGGTACGTATATAGAAGATGAACGTCAAAAAATTGAAATCTACAAACGTATCCGAGAATTGAGATCACATGAACAATATGTAGAACTACAAGATGATTTAATTGATCGTTTTGGTGAGTATGCGGATGAAGTCGCAGACTTATTAACGATTGGATTAATCAAAATGTATGGTGAACGTGCACTGATAGAAACAATCAAACGAACAGGCGATGAAGTAGCGTTAACATTTTCTGTTGTAGGTACTCAGACGTTGCCGGCAGAAGAAGTGTTTAGATCGTTAAGTGAAGTGCCTTTAAGAGCAAATGTAGCGGTCAAGAAAGACCGGTTAATGGTTACGCTACAACTGAAAAAAGAACCAACCTATCAATGGTTGGGATACATTGAAAAATTTGCTCAAAATATTGTTAACTACCGTTCAAAAGAGGCCAACTAA
- a CDS encoding putative polysaccharide biosynthesis protein, whose translation MGNQQMKKMMNGAIILSVAAFIAKILSAVYRVPFQNMVGNSGFYVYQQIYPIYGIAMTVALSGFPIFLSKLVAETSTVDERKNLLKKSFVLLSILSGLFFIGIYFSAELIANWMGDANLEPIIQTVSWLFLLIPFLAVSRGYFQGTFRMLPTAVSQVGEQFVRVAVILVAAYVYTRSQWDEYQMGTIAMSSSWVAGLVACIILGAALFKQQSFKSERNTEVGSITETVNYANIAKRFATEGVTMCLLSALLILMQLIDSFTLYNGLVENGLSSFEAKNLKGIYDRGQPLVQLGMVVATAFSASLIPLLSQSFAQHNRKTFIRTAKSLMRITTTFAMAATTGIVILMPYLNLVLFGDTDGSLVLSVYSVSIFLTSLIGAYNAIFQSQNKHRVALIGLLIGLGIKIVLNEWLVEQFGTLGSSGATIIGLLVILIIMWWDLPKEIKESLTEKSFGWKLLFSCGVMAIIVWFEMKWFGNSALIGEYRLAAFGYTVLGAVTGIGVFLWLMIKCKVLTIREWLSLPFGKKILRK comes from the coding sequence TTGGGAAATCAACAAATGAAAAAAATGATGAATGGGGCAATCATTCTATCGGTAGCTGCCTTTATTGCAAAAATATTAAGTGCTGTTTACCGTGTTCCTTTTCAAAATATGGTTGGGAATTCAGGGTTTTATGTTTATCAACAAATCTATCCGATATATGGTATTGCAATGACTGTAGCTTTAAGTGGATTTCCTATATTCTTATCCAAGTTAGTCGCTGAAACGTCTACGGTGGATGAACGGAAAAATCTCTTGAAAAAATCGTTTGTTTTATTAAGCATTCTTTCCGGACTCTTCTTTATAGGTATTTATTTTTCGGCGGAGCTGATTGCGAATTGGATGGGCGATGCTAATTTAGAACCGATTATTCAAACGGTTTCGTGGTTATTCTTACTAATTCCATTTTTAGCGGTCAGTCGGGGTTATTTCCAAGGAACCTTTCGTATGCTACCAACAGCTGTCTCTCAAGTGGGAGAACAATTTGTACGGGTGGCTGTGATCTTGGTCGCTGCATATGTGTATACGCGCAGTCAATGGGATGAGTACCAAATGGGGACCATTGCTATGAGTAGTTCTTGGGTAGCAGGTCTAGTCGCTTGCATTATTTTAGGTGCAGCATTATTTAAACAACAATCTTTTAAGTCAGAGCGAAATACAGAAGTAGGTTCAATTACTGAAACAGTTAATTACGCGAATATTGCAAAACGATTTGCTACAGAAGGTGTCACGATGTGTTTACTGAGTGCATTACTCATTCTTATGCAGTTAATCGATTCTTTTACTCTTTATAATGGATTAGTAGAAAATGGTTTGAGTTCTTTTGAAGCAAAGAACTTAAAAGGAATCTACGACCGGGGTCAACCGCTCGTCCAATTAGGGATGGTAGTCGCTACCGCTTTTTCTGCAAGTTTGATTCCTTTATTGAGTCAATCATTTGCCCAACACAATAGAAAAACTTTTATTCGCACAGCAAAATCTTTAATGCGGATAACGACAACCTTTGCTATGGCTGCTACTACAGGTATCGTTATATTGATGCCATATTTAAATTTGGTGTTATTTGGCGATACAGATGGAAGTTTGGTGTTGAGCGTATACAGTGTATCCATTTTTTTAACATCATTAATTGGAGCATACAATGCTATTTTTCAAAGTCAAAATAAACATCGAGTAGCCTTAATCGGCTTGCTGATTGGATTAGGCATAAAAATAGTGTTGAATGAGTGGCTTGTTGAGCAATTTGGAACACTTGGCTCAAGTGGAGCAACTATAATCGGTTTATTAGTTATCTTAATCATTATGTGGTGGGATTTACCTAAAGAGATAAAAGAAAGTTTAACGGAAAAAAGTTTTGGATGGAAATTGCTGTTCAGTTGTGGTGTAATGGCTATTATAGTGTGGTTCGAGATGAAATGGTTTGGAAATAGTGCCTTAATAGGAGAGTATCGGTTAGCAGCTTTTGGTTACACGGTACTAGGTGCCGTCACAGGTATTGGAGTCTTTTTATGGCTAATGATAAAATGTAAAGTGTTAACGATTCGTGAATGGTTGTCTCTTCCGTTTGGTAAAAAAATTTTAAGAAAGTAG
- a CDS encoding RNA-binding S4 domain-containing protein, with protein MRLDKFLKVSRIIKRRTIAKEVADKGRIQINGIPAKSSSDVKVGDELTIAFGNKTLVVKIDKIVETTKKDESKEMFSIVSETYREEPTN; from the coding sequence ATGAGACTAGACAAATTTTTGAAAGTATCTCGAATTATTAAACGCCGTACTATTGCAAAAGAAGTAGCAGATAAAGGCCGTATTCAAATTAATGGTATACCGGCTAAATCTTCTTCAGATGTAAAAGTAGGCGATGAATTAACGATCGCATTTGGAAATAAAACATTAGTCGTTAAAATTGATAAAATCGTTGAGACAACTAAAAAGGATGAATCAAAAGAAATGTTTAGCATTGTTAGCGAAACGTATAGAGAAGAACCGACTAACTAA
- a CDS encoding ribose-phosphate diphosphokinase: MSEHYFDPKLKIFALNSNKPLAEKIAKSVGVELGKLSVDQFSDGEIRINIEESIRGAHVYIIQSTSSPVNDNLMELLIMIDALKRASASTVNIVMPYYGYARQDRKARSREPITAKLVANMITAAGADRMLTLDLHAAQIQGFFNMPVDHLVGAPLLANYFLTQGIVTEAEDVVVVSPDHGGVTRARKLAEFLKSPIAIIDKRRPKANVAEVMNIIGNVQGKKCILIDDMIDTAGTITLAAQALSEAGATEVYACCTHPVLSGPAIERIQNSVIKQLIVTDSIYLPEEKKIDKIVEVSVSTLLANAITRIHENRSVSPLFEKQYTGVID; this comes from the coding sequence ATGTCAGAACATTATTTTGATCCGAAGTTAAAGATTTTTGCGTTAAACTCTAATAAACCATTAGCAGAAAAAATTGCTAAATCGGTGGGAGTAGAATTAGGAAAACTATCTGTGGATCAATTCAGCGACGGAGAAATTAGAATCAATATTGAAGAAAGCATTCGTGGAGCCCATGTTTATATCATTCAATCAACATCAAGCCCTGTAAATGATAACTTAATGGAATTATTGATTATGATCGATGCTTTAAAACGTGCAAGTGCATCAACAGTTAACATCGTTATGCCTTACTATGGTTATGCAAGACAAGACCGTAAAGCACGTTCTAGGGAACCCATTACTGCAAAACTTGTTGCTAATATGATTACAGCTGCTGGAGCTGATCGTATGCTGACACTAGACTTACACGCTGCTCAAATTCAAGGCTTTTTCAATATGCCTGTTGACCACTTGGTAGGTGCCCCTCTTTTAGCAAATTATTTCTTAACACAAGGAATCGTTACTGAGGCAGAAGACGTAGTTGTTGTTTCACCAGATCATGGTGGCGTAACACGTGCGCGTAAACTAGCTGAATTCTTGAAATCTCCAATTGCTATTATTGACAAACGTCGTCCTAAAGCGAATGTGGCGGAAGTTATGAATATTATTGGCAACGTACAAGGTAAAAAGTGTATCTTAATCGATGATATGATCGATACTGCTGGTACAATTACGTTAGCTGCTCAAGCTCTTTCAGAAGCAGGAGCTACTGAAGTTTATGCATGCTGTACACATCCTGTTTTATCAGGTCCAGCCATTGAACGCATTCAAAATTCAGTAATCAAACAGTTGATTGTTACAGATTCAATTTATCTTCCTGAAGAGAAAAAAATCGACAAGATTGTTGAAGTAAGTGTCAGTACTTTACTGGCTAATGCGATTACGCGTATCCATGAAAATAGATCTGTTAGTCCTTTATTTGAAAAACAATATACAGGTGTAATAGACTAA
- the pth gene encoding aminoacyl-tRNA hydrolase has protein sequence MKMIVGLGNPGTKYKNTKHNIGFITVDEFAIQHKMEFSKTKFEALYAEAFVGTEKVLLVKPQTFMNDSGRAVRQLMDYFNVEVEDLVVIYDDLDLPVGKLRLRQKGSAGGHNGIKSIIQHIDTSDFNRIRIGIDRPMGKQTVIQHVLSGFHKSQHEELLITIKDSVAALDYWIEGHPFLEVMNQFNKKKNA, from the coding sequence ATGAAAATGATTGTTGGCTTGGGGAATCCTGGCACAAAATATAAAAATACAAAACACAATATTGGTTTTATTACAGTGGACGAATTTGCGATTCAGCATAAAATGGAGTTTAGTAAAACAAAATTTGAAGCACTGTATGCTGAAGCATTTGTTGGAACTGAAAAAGTTCTTTTAGTAAAGCCGCAAACATTTATGAATGATTCGGGAAGAGCTGTTCGACAGTTAATGGATTATTTTAATGTAGAGGTAGAGGACTTAGTCGTCATTTATGACGACTTAGATTTGCCTGTTGGAAAATTACGCTTGCGTCAAAAAGGTAGTGCAGGTGGACATAATGGTATCAAGAGTATTATTCAACACATAGATACATCGGACTTCAACCGTATTCGAATTGGAATCGATCGTCCAATGGGGAAACAAACTGTTATACAGCATGTGTTAAGTGGTTTCCATAAAAGTCAGCATGAAGAACTGTTGATCACCATAAAAGATAGTGTAGCAGCGTTAGATTATTGGATAGAGGGACACCCATTTTTAGAGGTTATGAATCAATTTAATAAAAAAAAGAATGCATAA
- a CDS encoding L-lactate dehydrogenase, with protein MTKQEVKDHQKVILIGDGAVGSSYAFALVTQNIAQELGIIDINTDKTEGDAIDLSDALAFTSPKKIYSATYSDCHDADIVVITAGAAQKPGETRLDLVQKNLRIFKSLVGQVMDSGFDGIFLVATNPVDILTYATWKFSGLPKNRVIGSGTSLDTARFRQAIAELTGVDTRNVHSYILGEHGDTEFPVWSHANIAGLSINEWIKDNPNTDEQALVDVFFSVRDSAYNIIQKKGATFYGIAVSLARITKAIFNDENAVLPLSVYLDGEYGQTGVYIGAPAIINRQGIQRVIEIPLNDSEMDKMTLSASTLKKVTADAFEALEKEN; from the coding sequence ATGACTAAACAAGAAGTAAAAGACCACCAAAAAGTAATTTTAATCGGAGATGGGGCAGTTGGTTCTAGTTACGCTTTTGCTCTAGTGACTCAAAATATTGCTCAAGAATTAGGAATCATCGATATCAATACAGACAAAACAGAAGGAGATGCTATTGATTTATCAGATGCTTTAGCTTTTACTTCTCCTAAAAAAATCTATTCAGCAACTTATAGCGACTGCCATGATGCAGATATCGTCGTAATAACCGCTGGTGCAGCTCAAAAACCAGGTGAAACTCGATTAGACTTAGTACAAAAAAATCTGAGAATTTTCAAAAGCTTAGTTGGTCAAGTAATGGATAGCGGCTTTGATGGTATCTTCTTAGTAGCAACAAATCCTGTTGATATCTTAACTTATGCAACTTGGAAATTTTCTGGACTTCCTAAGAATCGCGTAATTGGATCAGGCACTTCTTTAGATACCGCTCGTTTCCGTCAGGCTATCGCCGAACTAACTGGCGTTGATACACGTAACGTTCATAGTTACATTTTAGGTGAACACGGAGATACAGAGTTCCCTGTATGGTCTCATGCAAACATTGCCGGACTAAGTATCAATGAGTGGATCAAAGATAATCCAAATACTGATGAACAAGCTCTTGTCGATGTTTTCTTTAGCGTAAGAGATTCTGCTTACAATATTATTCAGAAAAAGGGCGCTACATTCTACGGTATTGCTGTATCACTTGCTCGGATTACAAAAGCCATCTTCAATGATGAAAATGCTGTATTGCCTCTTTCAGTTTACTTAGACGGCGAATATGGACAAACGGGTGTATACATTGGTGCTCCAGCGATCATTAACAGACAAGGAATCCAACGTGTTATCGAGATTCCACTAAATGATTCTGAAATGGATAAAATGACTTTATCTGCATCCACATTAAAAAAAGTTACTGCTGATGCATTTGAAGCGTTGGAAAAAGAAAATTAA